In Tursiops truncatus isolate mTurTru1 chromosome X, mTurTru1.mat.Y, whole genome shotgun sequence, the following proteins share a genomic window:
- the HMGB3 gene encoding high mobility group protein B3, producing MGKGDPKKPKGKMSAYAFFVQTCREEHKKKNPEVPVNFAEFSKKCSERWKTMSGKEKSKFDEMAKADKVRYDREMKDYGPAKGGKKKKDPNAPKRPPSGFFLFCSEFRPKIKSTNPGISIGDVAKKLGEMWNNLSDSEKQPYINKAAKLKEKYEKDVADYKSKGKFDGAKGPAKVARKKVEEEDEEDEDEDEDEEEDEEDE from the exons ATGGGTAAAGGTGATCCCAAGAAACCAAAGGGCAAGATGTCTGCTTATGCCTTCTTTGTGCAGACGTGCAGAGAGGAACATAAGAAGAAAAACCCCGAGGTCCCTGTCAATTTTGCAGAATTTTCCAAGAAATGCTCCGAGAGGTGGAAG ACAATGTCTGGGAAAGAGAAGTCTAAATTTGATGAAATGGCAAAGGCAGATAAAGTGCGCTATGATCGGGAAATGAAGGATTACGGACCAGCTAAGGGAGGCAAGAAGAAGAAGGACCCGAATGCTCCCAAGAGGCCACC GTCTGGATTTTTCCTGTTCTGTTCTGAATTCCGCCCCAAGATCAAATCTACAAACCCTGGCATCTCTATTGGAGATGTGGCAAAGAAGCTGGGCGAGATGTGGAATAACTTAAGTGACAGCGAGAAGCAGCCATACATCAACAAGGCAGCAAAGCTGAAGGAGAAATACGAGAAG GATGTCGCAGACTATAAGTCTAAAGGGAAGTTTGATGGTGCCAAGGGCCCTGCTAAAGTTGCCCGGAAAAAGGTggaagaggaagatgaagaggatgaagacgaggacgaggacgaggaggaggacgaggaggatgAATAA